A window of the Dehalococcoidia bacterium genome harbors these coding sequences:
- a CDS encoding CDP-alcohol phosphatidyltransferase family protein, which translates to MIARTGISPNALTIAGFLLSAVTAWVLATGHLFVGGLLVVFSAWFDMLDGALAKMIGSSTRFGAILDSTVDRLSEAALFLGLLIYYVDRHETDAIVLVYIAVAGSFMVSYIRARAEALGIQGEVGFFARPERIVLLTLGLLLTAVTSTALIVVLWILAVGTNLTALRRLLHSWQQTKEG; encoded by the coding sequence GTGATTGCCAGGACGGGTATTTCCCCCAATGCGCTGACTATCGCCGGTTTCCTTTTGAGCGCCGTAACCGCCTGGGTTCTGGCTACCGGTCACCTCTTTGTCGGCGGTCTGCTCGTTGTCTTCTCCGCATGGTTTGATATGCTCGATGGAGCACTGGCCAAGATGATTGGATCGTCCACCCGCTTCGGGGCCATCCTCGATTCCACCGTTGATCGATTATCTGAGGCCGCCCTGTTTCTGGGATTGCTCATCTACTATGTTGATCGGCATGAGACTGATGCAATTGTCCTCGTCTATATCGCCGTTGCCGGATCGTTCATGGTCAGCTATATCAGAGCCAGGGCAGAGGCATTGGGAATCCAGGGCGAAGTGGGATTTTTCGCCCGCCCCGAGAGGATCGTTCTCCTCACGCTGGGTCTCCTTCTAACAGCAGTTACATCAACAGCTTTGATCGTTGTGCTTTGGATTCTGGCTGTGGGCACAAACCTCACGGCCCTGCGCCGTCTGCTCCACTCCTGGCAGCAGACGAAGGAAGGATAG
- a CDS encoding glycosyltransferase family 4 protein: MKIVLVSPYDYVYPSGVNHHIFALGENFTRMGHEVHYILPSSRPKVRPENENITFVGRPFPIHASGSIVRTPLSPRLFFSKRISKPLERGEFDIVHLQEPLFPPLTTACLQYSRSVNIGTFHASRPRSWGYWFGRPLLNQWAEKLDGRIAVSPPAREFINHYFPGDYTIIPNGINVERFSTPAKPLEEFKDGKINILFVGRMEDRKGFGHLLSAYRRVKAKNPNTRLIVVGPPSWARRKYETLVKTLRLKDVVFSGYVTNNDLPRYYQTADIFCAPAIGLESFGIVLLEAMAASKPIVASDIGGYASVITRDSDGLLVKPGNAKAIAEAIDVLIDDPSLRHKLGANGREKAHEYDWIKVARRVMDYYEEMLGNSHRKANG; the protein is encoded by the coding sequence ATGAAGATTGTACTCGTTTCCCCTTATGACTACGTTTATCCAAGCGGAGTCAATCATCATATCTTTGCCCTTGGTGAGAATTTCACCCGAATGGGGCATGAGGTCCACTATATTCTCCCTTCATCCCGTCCAAAAGTGCGTCCCGAAAACGAAAACATTACGTTCGTCGGTCGGCCGTTTCCGATTCATGCCAGCGGCTCGATAGTTCGAACACCGCTTTCCCCACGGCTTTTCTTTTCCAAACGGATATCAAAGCCCCTGGAGCGAGGCGAATTCGATATCGTTCACCTTCAGGAGCCATTGTTTCCGCCGTTGACCACCGCCTGTTTACAGTATTCCCGGTCGGTGAATATCGGCACTTTCCATGCTTCCCGGCCTCGGAGTTGGGGGTATTGGTTCGGGCGTCCTTTGCTGAACCAATGGGCAGAGAAACTCGATGGGCGAATTGCCGTTTCTCCACCAGCGCGGGAATTCATCAACCACTACTTTCCCGGGGACTATACCATCATTCCCAACGGCATCAATGTGGAGCGCTTTTCCACTCCGGCAAAACCGCTTGAAGAATTCAAAGACGGCAAGATCAATATCCTTTTTGTGGGACGGATGGAGGATCGCAAAGGCTTCGGCCACCTGCTCAGCGCTTACCGGCGTGTCAAGGCTAAAAACCCCAATACCCGCCTCATCGTGGTCGGGCCACCGAGTTGGGCGCGGCGGAAATACGAGACACTCGTCAAGACACTCCGTCTCAAAGACGTCGTCTTTTCCGGATATGTCACTAACAATGATCTGCCCCGTTATTATCAGACGGCCGATATTTTCTGCGCTCCGGCTATAGGGCTGGAGAGCTTCGGCATCGTGCTCCTCGAAGCGATGGCTGCTTCCAAACCAATCGTCGCCTCCGATATCGGCGGGTACGCCAGTGTGATCACTCGAGATTCCGATGGCCTGCTGGTGAAGCCAGGAAACGCCAAGGCCATCGCCGAGGCCATCGATGTGCTCATTGATGACCCCTCATTACGCCATAAGCTCGGCGCCAATGGCAGGGAAAAAGCCCATGAATATGATTGGATCAAAGTAGCCCGTAGAGTGATGGATTACTACGAGGAGATGCTGGGTAATTCCCATCGCAAGGCGAACGGATGA
- a CDS encoding inositol-3-phosphate synthase, which yields MGKIKVAIIGVGNCASSLVQGVHYYRNANESDFVPGLMHVNLGGYHISDIEFVAAFDIDVNKVGKDLSEAIYTSPNNTFKFCEVPLSGVKVERGMTHDGLGKYLKEIITPAPGPTANIVSILQEKEVDVVLNYLPVGSEMATKWYVEQVLTAGCGFINCIPVFIGREPYWQKRFAEKGLPVIGDDIKSQVGATITHRVLTRLFRDRGVKMERTYQLNFGGNTDFLNMLERERLQSKKISKTNSVTSQMEYDIGAHNIHVGPSDHIPWLDDRKWCYIRMEGRTFGDVPLNLECKLEVWDSPNSAGVVIDAIRCCKLALERGLSGTLVGPSSYFMKSPPIQYTDDEARILTEAFIENKELFAPVILAGDDKPSRKGRAKTETSANSEQPSCETPTDKAKASPRPRGRKGTADNS from the coding sequence ATGGGTAAGATAAAGGTAGCAATCATCGGCGTGGGCAACTGTGCATCTTCTCTGGTGCAGGGCGTACACTACTATCGAAATGCCAACGAGAGCGATTTTGTTCCCGGACTCATGCACGTCAATTTGGGTGGATATCACATCAGCGATATCGAATTCGTAGCGGCCTTTGATATTGATGTCAACAAGGTCGGCAAGGATCTTTCAGAGGCCATCTACACCAGCCCAAATAACACCTTCAAATTCTGCGAAGTCCCCCTCTCAGGCGTAAAGGTAGAGCGAGGGATGACCCACGATGGTTTGGGCAAATATCTGAAAGAAATTATTACCCCCGCTCCCGGCCCAACAGCCAACATCGTCAGCATTCTGCAGGAGAAAGAAGTGGACGTGGTCCTCAACTATCTTCCCGTCGGAAGCGAAATGGCCACCAAGTGGTATGTAGAGCAAGTTCTCACCGCCGGTTGCGGTTTCATCAACTGCATACCGGTTTTCATTGGCAGGGAGCCATACTGGCAAAAGAGATTCGCCGAGAAAGGTCTGCCGGTTATCGGGGATGACATCAAATCACAGGTCGGCGCTACCATAACCCACCGGGTTTTGACCAGGCTTTTCAGGGATCGCGGCGTGAAAATGGAAAGGACCTATCAGCTCAATTTCGGCGGCAATACGGACTTCCTCAATATGCTGGAACGGGAGCGGCTGCAATCCAAGAAGATATCCAAGACCAATTCCGTCACATCTCAGATGGAGTACGACATAGGCGCTCACAACATCCACGTCGGCCCCAGCGACCATATTCCATGGCTCGACGACCGGAAGTGGTGCTATATTCGAATGGAGGGACGGACCTTCGGCGATGTGCCACTGAATCTGGAATGCAAACTGGAAGTCTGGGATAGTCCCAATTCCGCCGGCGTGGTGATCGATGCCATCAGATGCTGCAAACTGGCTCTCGAACGGGGACTCAGCGGCACCCTGGTAGGGCCGTCTTCCTACTTCATGAAATCACCGCCCATCCAGTATACCGATGATGAAGCCAGAATTCTGACCGAGGCCTTTATCGAGAACAAAGAGCTGTTCGCTCCTGTGATCCTCGCGGGCGACGATAAACCTTCACGTAAGGGTCGCGCCAAGACCGAGACCTCTGCCAATAGCGAACAACCATCATGTGAGACTCCTACTGATAAGGCAAAAGCCTCGCCAAGGCCACGAGGCCGTAAAGGGACAGCGGACAACTCATAA